Below is a genomic region from Virgibacillus dokdonensis.
AATAGTTTGCCGACAAGCTTGTGTTTTCTATGCTAAAAATATACTTGTGCAAATGCGTTTTTTTTGTAATAGTATAAGAAAGGTGAGGTATGAATTGCTCTTTTAAAAGATCTGCGGTGGGTAGATATGTCAAGAATAAGAAGCGTCCAAGTTAATTCCAGTAATAGTATGAGCAGGTAAGCAGTCGCTTTATCAACTTCATGCGGCAAACGCATGAGCTTGGTGTTTTTTGGCGAGTAAGGAGGCTTAAACATCCCTGAGGAAAGTGTCCGTCTGTAATGAAAAGCCGCGGGTTCAAGCGCATATACAATTTCGATCAGGAATACAATGAAATGGTAGAAATAATAGCGAATATTAACGCTTAAATATGCTATGTGAGGAGTTTTTAGAGAGAATGTGCTTTAAGGTGTTTGACTCCTATTTAAAAAGTTCAAACTAACAATCTTACATGCTGTTTCTTTTAAAGCATCTTACCAAAACCTTATTGCAGTAATCAATAGTAAAAATCCCTATGTTAGAAAGTCTTATCATCTACAGGAGTAATTTTGAAATACACAGGGGTGCTAACAACATGACGTGCTAACCTATTTAATTTAGCTCTTTTACAGCATAGATGGAAGGGGATATGTGTATTGGGGGAAAAATTCATTTATCTTCTCTTCACAGATACGGGCACGAATTTAGCGAAAGCTATTCATTTCTTTACAAAACAGTCCTTGAACCACGTTTCCATCGGATTTGATGAGGATTTGCAGAGATTGTATAGCTTTGGTCGGAAGCGGCCCAAAAATCCTTTTATTGGGGGGTTTGTTCAAGAAGACATTCATAGTGATTTTTTAAAGAATGCAGCTTGTGCAGTTTATCGTTTTACCGTATCTGAAGAAGAGCGTGAGCAAATCTTGCAGCATATTGAGCGAATTGAATGTGACAAAGATCGCTACCGTTACAATTTTATCGGTTTAATCGGTATCTTGTTGCAAATAGAAATTAATCGGAAGTGTGCATTCTTCTGCTCGCAATTTGTAGCAACTGTATTAAATGATGTCGAACATTTTCAACTTAAAAAGCCGACTTGCTTTGTGACCCCTGAAGATATAAGAAGTCATGAGGGAATGCAGTTAATATACAAAGGAAGGCTCGGCGACTATCCATACCGTAATAAAACAGCAATGTGTGATTCAAAAGAAGAAGCGCAGGTTATGTCATCATATATTATTTATTCTCATATGAACGAACAATAACTCGTAGCGAGGAGGAAGCTCTTATTGAGGTTATTCCTCATCCTACGAGCAATTTTTTAATACTATTTTCACAAGCTAATATAAGCGAAGCTAGATATTCTAGCTTCGCTTAATTAATACCTAATGTTTGATATGGTATACGAAATTTAAACGATAAATTATTTGCCTGTAAGTCAATATGTTCGACGGCGACCTGAAAATTACTTTTTAACTCGATATCCGTCACAGCTACATATATTTCTTCTTCTTTTGGATTAACAGTAACCCATTCTGGCATCGGGAGGTATTTATCCATGTATTCCATAATTTTTTTGTTCGGTAGTTTTAATAAGCCGATAGAAATGGACTTCTGTTTCAAAATAATATCTCCATTTTCTTGTACAAAAGGTTCTAAATGAACAGATAATGGAACGGTTGAGGAAAAAACAGGTAACTCACCAATTAAGTGTACATCGTCTCCTAGTTCAATACGATATTCATGATCTGTCCCTGCAAGTAATTGGTCAATATACGTATTGGCCAAATCGTTTAAATTTTTTTTAGTCGTACGAACAATAAATTCTGAATTTGCATCTGTTTCTTCAGTAGCTTTTTCTGGGTATTCAGCTTGTGGAACTGGCCAAAAAATAAGTGTGAGCAATACAAAAAGCAGGATCATGTTAAAGGAAAGTAACCCGATAAATAGCCTTTTCCACTTTTTACTTTTGGTATGTTCCGTTCTATTCCCCATGCTGTTCATCCTCTTTCTTGTTCATTCTTTAGCACCTCAAATATACGTTCAGCAATCCGCTCATAGCCTAACTGATTTGGATGAAAATTATCTTCTGCAAACAAATTTTCATCTGTGTTTGAAAATAAATCACTAATTGGTATAAAGGAGCTGTTTTCATACGTAGTTATTATCTCTTTACCAGTTTTATTCCAATTGTCTGCAATTAGCTTCAGTTCTTTAATGTCCTTAAAATACTGCCCAAAAGGGTTGTAAAAACCGAGTAAGTAAATTTTCGTATCTGCATTTACCGTTCGGATGTTGGTTAAGATTTTATGAAGTCGTTTTTCATAGTCTACCCGAGCTTTTTCAAATGCCTCCATTTGGAGATTTGTAATATTTTCTTTTAATACACGCATCACATCATTAGCGCCAATTGTTATAAATACAATGTCCGCTTGCTTTATGGAAGCAATAATATCGTCTTGCTGCAGTCTTTTAAGTAGTTGGTCTGAGCGATTGCCTCGTACACCAAAATTATCAAAAGAAGCTTCTGTGTTTGCTTGAGTCATTATTTGTTCAAGGGCTCCGACATAGCCTCCTTGTTTTGTTTCATCGCCAACACCTTGTGTCAACGAATCACCAATTGCCGTGATATGTCTTGATTGATAAAAATGCTTCGTAACCTGTTGCTCTTTATGAGTAAAAAGCTTTGGCGATGGTTTTTGCTCATGCTTTTTGATGTTGGCCGTTTTTTCTTTTGTTGCTGCATCCTGTTGCTTTATATCCTTTTCAGCAAGATTTGCTTGATCTGCTTCATGTATGAAAATATAGAGCGTGGCTCCTACGATGAGTAACAGGAGAGTTACTCCGGTTATTAATTTCTTTTTTTGCATCGTTATCAACACCTAAGTGGATTAGTTTTAAACATCGGGCTTGTTAAAAGTTTTATGGTAACTATACTAACTTAATGAGGACTTTGTTTGTATGATTAGAGTATTGGCTGCTTGTAGTATACAGCATATGTATACTACAAGCATTTGCTTACACTATAGGGCAGTATAATATTTTGAAGTTTATCCCGACTATAAGATACTATAAAACTCGCGTTGTTCTGAGCTAACAGCATCCCAACTTTTAAAATAAGTAGGGGATGAAAGAAAATTCCACTGATTAGAAATTCACTTTATATCATAAGTTGAATTTTTCCAATTAGACGTATCAAATCTTCTATTTCTACTGACTACTTTCATAGCTTGCCGATTTTGGCTACCTTCATTCATTTTATCATTAGAAAAACTTGGCTTGTCGTAGGAAGAAAGCCTTTATTTTTCTTAAGAGATAAGAAAGTATAAAATTAGGGGCTAATGAGGGGCTTATGTATAACCAAATAACCTAATAAGCCAGCACCCAGCAACTAGGCGACTTCACCAAATCGCCTTACGATAAGTCATCATCTGTTCGTGCTAAATAGGAAGGTCGACTAAAACGGGCTTGCCTTAGTGCGTCGGCATACCCCTGTTTTAGTGGCATGACTCCTAAAACTTTCGTTGATTTGTTCCACTCGCTACGTTGCTAAACGAGCGCCCTGCCTTTGTTCTACTATAAACCAAAAAAATCTAATAGTAAAAAAGATCGCCTTCAATTACAAGGCGATCAGAAAGGGAAGGTTAGTTATAATTTTTCCAATTATACAAACAAATAAACCTGTTATAAAAAAGGTAATGGTATGCTATGCAAATACAGGTGCCTCCGTAGCATTGTTTCGAAGCAATAACGCTTCTTCATAAGGGTTTTTTTGTGTAATAACAGTAATGCCAGTTGCTTTAGCATGTTCTATCGTAGCAGCTGTTTCATTTGTTTTTTCCACCCATAAAAGCTTACAGTCTTTATTTACGAGCTGCTCTAACAGTGGAGCTGGTAATGTAGGCTGCAGTGACCAAGTAGCGTCCACTACTGGGATGTCCGTTAATTCTTTATACTGTGGTAAAGGGATAGTTAGGTTAGTACTTCCCACAACAGCTATATCGAATCCGAACGCTTGTAATTGGAAGACTTTTTTTCGGTCTGTTTCATTTGCTGTTTCTAAACCGTATACGGCAAGGCATTTTTTGCGCACATTTCCACCGTCTCTTAAAAAAGAAGAATGAAGCAGCCAATGGATAGCCTGTTGTTCACCAATAGCGATGGTTGCTTGTTCCCCTGTAGCTTTTGCTATTGCGTTGTCCAAAGTAATGAGTAGATCATGAACAGACTCTAAGCCAACCGATAAACGAATGGTTTCTTCTGTTGTCCCACTTGCGGCTAATTCCTCCGTTGTTAGCTGTTGATGTGTGGTAGATGCAGGGTGAATAATGAGCGATTTAGCATCACCTACATTTGCTACATGCGACCATAATTCAATTTGATCAATTAATTGTCTTCCAGCTTCCCTTCCACCTTGAATACCGAACGTTATAATTGACCCGGCAGTACCCTCACGAAAGTATTTTTTTGTTAATGGATAGGAAGGATGATTGGACAAGCCAGGATAATTAACCCAATCAAT
It encodes:
- a CDS encoding YpmS family protein, producing MGNRTEHTKSKKWKRLFIGLLSFNMILLFVLLTLIFWPVPQAEYPEKATEETDANSEFIVRTTKKNLNDLANTYIDQLLAGTDHEYRIELGDDVHLIGELPVFSSTVPLSVHLEPFVQENGDIILKQKSISIGLLKLPNKKIMEYMDKYLPMPEWVTVNPKEEEIYVAVTDIELKSNFQVAVEHIDLQANNLSFKFRIPYQTLGIN
- a CDS encoding SGNH/GDSL hydrolase family protein, with amino-acid sequence MQKKKLITGVTLLLLIVGATLYIFIHEADQANLAEKDIKQQDAATKEKTANIKKHEQKPSPKLFTHKEQQVTKHFYQSRHITAIGDSLTQGVGDETKQGGYVGALEQIMTQANTEASFDNFGVRGNRSDQLLKRLQQDDIIASIKQADIVFITIGANDVMRVLKENITNLQMEAFEKARVDYEKRLHKILTNIRTVNADTKIYLLGFYNPFGQYFKDIKELKLIADNWNKTGKEIITTYENSSFIPISDLFSNTDENLFAEDNFHPNQLGYERIAERIFEVLKNEQERG